The Apium graveolens cultivar Ventura chromosome 6, ASM990537v1, whole genome shotgun sequence genome contains a region encoding:
- the LOC141667282 gene encoding uncharacterized protein LOC141667282, which produces MPSSAPGYQDWKSDPLFSAAEVVQDSADRMESVYRVLLHEQSLVQETRNPDHRLLASLNNHKCQLATSLETVKWQLEDFEREVAMAAATLEKSQRKQIAISRHKQFIAAIVAQITQVCNSLSDTSSLRNQWVDLDEQDRDGFAMFLSGGKSVQNVPHHNVEDRSVMTMFLDPSSSSSFNNEIVEQKPGEYISLDMSAFEQSDNLMLRNAASKHTVQIGSEVSEQDEKENWVQEAKYVNDKSHPYRNKLGVLYSKINPLGSFKNLLSAYGTRGYKSFTKKWEDAEELGHSSNDISHATQRQSILLRFSIAWSSVQRLWLELFAGVIGHSQ; this is translated from the exons ATGCCATCTTCAGCACCGGGTTACCAAGATTGGAAATCCGACCCGCTCTTTTCAGCAGCCGAAGTTGTTCAAGACTCTGCTGACAG GATGGAATCAGTGTATCGAGTTTTGTTGCACGAGCAAAGTCTTGTTCAAGAAACCCGTAATCCTGACCATAGACTACTTGCGTCCTTAAACAATCACAAGTGTCAATTAGCAACTAGTCTCGAGACAGTAAAGTGGCAG CTTGAAGATTTTGAAAGAGAGGTGGCAATGGCAGCAGCTACATTGGAAAAGTCTCAGAGGAAGCAAATTGCCATTTCTAGACATAAGCAATTTATTGCAGCCATTGTGGCACAGATAACACAAGTGTGTAATAGCTTGTCAGATACGTCCTCGTTGAGGAACCAATGGGTTGACTTGGATGAACAAGATAGAGATGGGTTTGCAATGTTTCTTTCAGGGGGAAAGTCTGTTCAGAATGTACCACACCATAATGTAGAAGATCGAAGCGTGATGACAATGTTTCTGGATCCCTCTTCGTCGTCTAGTTTCAATAATGAGATTGTTGAGCAGAAGCCTGGGGAGTATATTAGTTTGGATATGAGCGCATTTGAACAATCAGATAATTTGATGTTAAGAAACGCGGCCTCTAAGCATACTGTGCAGATTGGTTCCGAAGTGTCTGAACAAGATGAAAAAGAAAATTGGGTTCAGGAAGCTAAATATGTTAATGATAAGAGCCACCCTTACAGGAACAAGTTGGGAGTGTTATACAGCAAAATTAATCCTCTCGGGTCATTCAAAAACTTATTGTCAGCATACGGGACCAGAGGCTACAAGAGCTTTACTAAGAAGTGGGAAGATGCAGAAGAACTAGGACATTCTTCAAATGATATTTCACATGCTACGCAG CGACAGTCCATATTACTGAGATTTTCTATTGCATGGAGCAGCGTTCAAAGGTTGTGGTTGGAGTTATTTGCAGGAGTTATAGGACACTCACAATAG